One segment of Ascidiaceihabitans donghaensis DNA contains the following:
- the hisG gene encoding ATP phosphoribosyltransferase — protein MIKLGVPSKGRLMEKTFDWFSERGIVLSRTGSDREYAGRVEGIDGVALVLLSAGEVPRELASGNIHFGVTGTDLVQEKLPLWEQQVAPVEEMGFGHADLIMAVPQCWVDVDTLDDLDAAASAFRATHGMRLRIATKYHRLVRDFLRNAGVADYALVDSQGATEGTVANETAEMIADITSSGETLRANHLKILSDGLVLASQATLWKSRVAHVDEADRAVLAAFLETVSAGFDDHV, from the coding sequence TGCCATCCAAAGGCCGGTTGATGGAAAAAACCTTTGACTGGTTTTCCGAACGCGGCATCGTCTTAAGCCGTACTGGATCGGACCGTGAATATGCCGGTCGTGTCGAAGGCATTGATGGTGTGGCTTTGGTTTTGTTGTCTGCGGGCGAAGTGCCACGGGAACTTGCATCGGGAAATATCCATTTTGGCGTCACAGGCACGGATCTTGTGCAGGAAAAACTGCCGCTCTGGGAACAGCAAGTGGCCCCCGTTGAAGAGATGGGGTTTGGCCATGCAGATTTGATCATGGCAGTGCCACAATGTTGGGTCGACGTGGACACTCTGGACGATCTGGATGCCGCCGCCTCTGCGTTTCGTGCGACCCATGGCATGCGCCTGCGGATCGCCACCAAGTACCATCGCCTTGTGCGCGATTTTCTGCGCAATGCAGGCGTCGCAGATTACGCGTTGGTCGACAGCCAAGGGGCCACTGAAGGCACGGTTGCCAATGAGACGGCTGAAATGATCGCGGACATCACCAGTTCTGGTGAAACACTGCGCGCCAACCATTTGAAAATACTGTCAGACGGATTGGTGTTGGCGTCCCAAGCGACGCTGTGGAAATCGCGTGTCGCACATGTTGACGAAGCCGATCGTGCTGTTTTAGCGGCGTTTCTGGAAACGGTCAGCGCCGGATTTGACGATCACGTTTAA